In a single window of the Streptomyces cinnabarinus genome:
- a CDS encoding PP2C family protein-serine/threonine phosphatase, producing MSGRGLRPASGRPARRLLPGDPVRRHQMLRVGGRSVAWMPPLVLLIAIVVIDYHTARDFRIISWLVLVPGIAAAICGVWGTAAFALLSTFTYLVADSILPNEYQAGPADFALSAIGGVLATLACAVRVRGEARMLHMRDVAETIRRTVLRPLPSPWGGLDHAAVYLTADVEAAVGGDFYDVQPGPQGTRVLIGDVQGKGLGAVEAAAALLGTFREAAFHESDLAVVAERLETRMVRHTRHLAALGRDDGDRFATAVLLNFPANDPTALESVVFGHEPPLLVGPSGIRQLPPGGALPLGLGELTAGSGPPVVLRSRLGPDETVLLTTDGVTEARDGIGAFYPLADEVARGVAADPRLTDPQRLVAYVRDGTLRHSGGRLADDTTVFAVRRAG from the coding sequence ATGAGCGGGCGCGGACTGAGACCGGCGAGCGGTCGTCCGGCCCGCCGTCTGCTGCCCGGGGACCCGGTCCGGCGTCACCAGATGCTGCGGGTGGGCGGCCGGAGCGTGGCCTGGATGCCGCCGCTGGTGCTGCTCATCGCCATCGTGGTGATCGACTACCACACGGCGCGGGACTTCCGGATCATCTCCTGGCTGGTCCTCGTTCCCGGTATCGCCGCCGCGATCTGCGGGGTGTGGGGGACGGCCGCGTTCGCCCTGCTCTCGACGTTCACCTATCTGGTCGCGGACAGCATCCTGCCCAACGAGTACCAGGCCGGGCCCGCCGACTTCGCGCTCTCCGCGATCGGCGGTGTCCTGGCCACGCTGGCCTGCGCGGTCCGGGTCCGCGGCGAGGCCCGCATGCTGCACATGCGGGACGTCGCCGAGACCATCCGCCGCACCGTGCTGCGCCCGCTGCCGTCCCCCTGGGGCGGCCTGGACCATGCCGCGGTGTATCTCACCGCCGACGTCGAGGCGGCGGTCGGCGGCGACTTCTACGACGTCCAGCCGGGCCCGCAGGGCACCCGGGTCCTCATCGGTGACGTCCAGGGCAAGGGGCTCGGCGCGGTGGAGGCGGCCGCCGCGCTGCTCGGCACCTTCCGGGAGGCCGCCTTCCACGAGTCGGACCTCGCGGTCGTCGCGGAGCGGCTGGAGACCCGGATGGTCCGGCACACCCGGCACCTGGCCGCCCTCGGCCGGGACGACGGCGACCGCTTCGCCACCGCGGTCCTGCTGAACTTCCCGGCGAACGACCCCACCGCCCTGGAATCGGTCGTGTTCGGCCATGAGCCGCCCCTGCTGGTGGGTCCCTCGGGGATACGGCAGCTGCCGCCGGGCGGCGCGCTCCCGCTCGGCCTCGGCGAGCTCACCGCCGGCTCGGGACCGCCCGTGGTCCTCCGCTCCCGCCTCGGTCCGGACGAGACGGTGCTGCTGACCACCGACGGTGTCACCGAGGCCAGGGACGGCATCGGCGCCTTCTACCCCCTCGCCGACGAGGTCGCCCGGGGCGTGGCCGCCGACCCCCGGCTCACCGACCCGCAACGCCTGGTCGCCTACGTCCGCGACGGCACCCTGCGCCACAGCGGCGGGCGGCTGGCCGACGACACCACGGTGTTCGCGGTACGGCGGGCCGGGTGA
- a CDS encoding amidohydrolase — translation MTSDLEDFYRDLHRHPELSFQEHRTASLLAAKLNAAGFETAEGVGRTGVVGMLRNGDGPTVLLRADMDALPVPEETGLAYTSTVPGVMHACGHDMHVTWLVGAAEELAARRDSWSGTLLVVGQPAEEVGGGAAAMVADGLYERFPRPDVLLGQHVAPGPVGGIAHVPGLIMAATTDVDIVVHGRGGHGSRPETTVDPVVTAAFLVTRLQTIVSRELAAREQAVLTVGRIEAGTAANVIPSTARISLNLRTQSEGVRDRMVDAIRRMAQGECLAAGCPREPEVTLGSSFPVTVNDADTDRRVAAAHRAEFGAEAVFDPGPAMGSEDFSHLADGKLPYSYWFVTSTPPATWDAVPGDDPVRRSESVPSNHSPHFAPDLAVVPTGVRTLVSGALTCLLKT, via the coding sequence ATGACCTCCGACCTTGAGGACTTCTACAGGGACCTCCACCGGCACCCCGAACTCTCCTTCCAGGAACACCGCACGGCGTCCCTGCTCGCGGCGAAGCTCAACGCGGCGGGGTTCGAGACCGCGGAAGGCGTCGGCCGTACCGGAGTCGTCGGGATGCTCCGCAACGGCGACGGGCCGACCGTACTGCTGCGGGCCGACATGGACGCGCTGCCCGTACCGGAGGAGACCGGGCTGGCGTACACCTCCACCGTGCCCGGCGTGATGCACGCGTGCGGGCACGACATGCATGTCACGTGGCTCGTGGGCGCCGCCGAGGAGTTGGCGGCGCGGCGGGACTCCTGGTCCGGCACGCTGCTGGTGGTGGGGCAGCCCGCGGAGGAGGTCGGCGGCGGGGCGGCGGCCATGGTCGCGGACGGGCTGTACGAGCGGTTCCCGCGCCCCGACGTCCTGCTCGGGCAGCATGTCGCGCCGGGACCGGTCGGCGGGATCGCGCATGTGCCGGGGCTCATCATGGCGGCCACGACCGACGTCGACATCGTCGTGCACGGGCGGGGCGGGCACGGCTCGCGGCCCGAGACCACCGTCGATCCCGTCGTCACCGCCGCCTTCCTCGTCACGCGGCTCCAGACGATCGTCAGCCGGGAACTGGCCGCGCGGGAGCAGGCCGTGCTGACCGTGGGGCGGATCGAGGCGGGGACGGCGGCCAATGTCATCCCCTCCACCGCCCGGATCTCCCTCAACCTCCGTACGCAGTCGGAGGGTGTCCGGGACCGGATGGTCGACGCGATCCGGCGGATGGCGCAGGGCGAGTGCCTGGCGGCCGGGTGTCCGCGGGAGCCCGAGGTGACGCTGGGGAGCTCCTTCCCCGTGACCGTCAACGACGCCGACACCGACCGCCGGGTCGCCGCCGCGCACCGCGCGGAGTTCGGCGCCGAGGCCGTCTTCGACCCGGGTCCGGCGATGGGCAGCGAGGACTTCTCGCACCTCGCGGACGGCAAGCTGCCGTACTCCTACTGGTTCGTGACGAGCACCCCGCCCGCGACCTGGGACGCGGTGCCGGGGGACGATCCGGTGCGCCGGTCGGAGTCGGTGCCGAGCAACCACAGCCCGCACTTCGCGCCCGACCTCGCCGTCGTGCCGACGGGGGTGCGGACCCTGGTGTCGGGGGCGCTGACTTGTTTGTTGAAGACATGA
- a CDS encoding SH3 domain-containing protein, translating to MRTTPALRTLAVALLTGGSLVAATAGATAAAPAPPTFADGSGGGGGGHHGPIWGTVISHTKLNVRQAPTTHSPAVTWLAPGSQDRVDCKVRGQSVNGNPHWYWLVGAQGWASAAFVDTGGARVPTCSDPCPEWKDGSWHNWDQPFTSGSATHDTSTSDSWSASGSWSASGSWSWSASGSSSSGWSLLGGW from the coding sequence ATGCGCACCACTCCGGCCCTGCGGACCCTGGCCGTGGCCCTGCTCACCGGCGGCTCCCTGGTCGCCGCGACGGCAGGCGCGACGGCGGCAGCGCCGGCCCCGCCGACATTCGCCGACGGTAGCGGTGGAGGCGGCGGCGGTCATCACGGTCCGATCTGGGGCACCGTCATTTCCCACACGAAGCTCAACGTCCGGCAGGCGCCGACCACCCACTCGCCCGCCGTCACCTGGCTCGCCCCGGGCAGCCAGGACCGCGTGGACTGCAAGGTCCGCGGCCAGAGCGTCAACGGAAACCCGCACTGGTACTGGCTCGTGGGCGCCCAGGGCTGGGCCAGCGCCGCCTTCGTCGACACCGGCGGCGCACGGGTGCCGACCTGCTCGGACCCGTGTCCGGAGTGGAAGGACGGCTCCTGGCACAACTGGGACCAGCCGTTCACCAGCGGCTCGGCCACCCATGACACGTCCACGAGCGACTCCTGGAGCGCGTCCGGCTCGTGGAGCGCGTCCGGCTCGTGGAGCTGGAGCGCCTCCGGATCGTCGTCCAGCGGCTGGAGCCTGCTGGGCGGCTGGTGA
- a CDS encoding LAETG motif-containing sortase-dependent surface protein, with the protein MSIARRVIARRLLGTGAASLALCAATVAAASGAHATGTPGGDGWKSGGTYQPGTGAGTETATDRCQFSLNGTDFYDSVKVDDQSLKPTGDGKVHIQVRAAGDATTCTASLASYLAHGSTFATSGEQVFVDFDTVTVKPGAADSLDIAVPDAGCFAQVDLYRGAVKFDGKLDANDGFVHGDVPKGPDRPVIKDKLIAAWNGGTKDCTSVPETTPPATPTEPAPSEPEESTPASEPPASEPPASETPSEPTPADSTTAPAPTPNGGGGDLAETGADSSTLPITIGAAVLLAGGAGIVVATRKRRASSRA; encoded by the coding sequence ATGTCCATAGCGAGACGTGTCATCGCGCGACGCCTCCTGGGGACGGGCGCCGCGTCGCTCGCCCTGTGCGCCGCCACTGTCGCCGCCGCGTCCGGCGCCCACGCCACCGGGACTCCGGGCGGCGACGGCTGGAAGTCGGGCGGCACGTACCAGCCGGGTACCGGCGCGGGTACCGAGACCGCCACCGACCGGTGCCAGTTCTCGCTGAACGGCACGGACTTCTACGACTCCGTCAAAGTCGACGACCAGAGCCTGAAGCCGACCGGCGACGGCAAGGTGCACATCCAGGTCCGCGCCGCGGGCGACGCCACCACCTGCACCGCCTCCCTCGCCTCCTACCTGGCCCACGGCTCGACCTTCGCCACCTCCGGCGAGCAGGTCTTCGTCGACTTCGACACGGTCACCGTGAAGCCGGGCGCCGCCGACTCCCTCGACATCGCGGTGCCGGACGCGGGCTGCTTCGCGCAGGTCGACCTCTACCGCGGTGCCGTGAAGTTCGACGGCAAGCTCGACGCGAACGACGGCTTCGTCCACGGCGACGTGCCCAAGGGCCCGGACCGTCCGGTCATCAAGGACAAGCTGATCGCGGCCTGGAACGGCGGCACCAAGGACTGCACGTCCGTCCCCGAGACGACGCCCCCGGCCACACCGACCGAGCCGGCGCCCTCGGAGCCCGAGGAGTCCACCCCGGCGTCCGAGCCTCCGGCGTCCGAGCCCCCGGCCTCGGAGACCCCGTCGGAGCCGACCCCGGCCGACTCCACCACCGCCCCGGCCCCCACCCCGAACGGCGGCGGCGGCGACCTCGCCGAGACCGGCGCCGACAGCAGCACCCTGCCGATCACCATCGGCGCGGCCGTGCTCCTGGCGGGCGGCGCGGGCATCGTGGTCGCGACGCGCAAGCGCCGCGCGTCGTCGCGGGCGTAG
- a CDS encoding Uma2 family endonuclease, translating to MATAEPIIMPGYQGEAIQGPYDDPDGDSDADSGVPDHTGASVEQVFELFSAAAPKGWRVELIEGEICVTPPANGEHEEIVSKVNRQIIRKDPDDFLFTYTGIGLKVPGASQTGNVVPDLVVAPEGSFDDEKQWHETLSVLLVAEVTSPGTADRDREKKIRGYARAGVPVYLLIDREEAEVVVYSDPSGDEYGKSHKFKVGLPVPLPAPFGFELDTSAF from the coding sequence ATGGCGACGGCGGAGCCGATCATCATGCCGGGGTACCAGGGCGAGGCCATTCAGGGGCCGTATGACGACCCTGACGGCGACAGCGACGCGGACAGTGGCGTGCCCGACCACACGGGCGCGAGCGTGGAGCAGGTCTTCGAGCTCTTCAGTGCGGCGGCCCCGAAGGGCTGGCGCGTGGAGCTGATCGAGGGAGAGATCTGCGTGACGCCACCGGCCAATGGGGAGCACGAGGAGATCGTGTCGAAGGTCAACCGCCAGATCATCCGCAAAGACCCCGACGACTTCCTGTTCACCTACACCGGCATCGGCCTCAAGGTTCCCGGTGCGTCCCAGACCGGCAACGTCGTCCCCGACCTCGTCGTCGCTCCCGAAGGGAGCTTCGACGACGAGAAGCAGTGGCACGAAACCCTGTCCGTCCTGCTGGTCGCCGAAGTGACCTCCCCCGGTACGGCCGACCGTGATCGCGAAAAGAAGATCCGCGGTTACGCCCGCGCCGGTGTCCCGGTCTACCTGCTGATCGACCGCGAAGAAGCGGAAGTCGTCGTCTACTCCGACCCCTCCGGCGACGAGTACGGCAAGAGCCACAAGTTCAAGGTCGGTCTGCCGGTCCCGCTCCCCGCTCCCTTCGGGTTCGAGCTGGACACCTCGGCGTTCTGA
- a CDS encoding GAF domain-containing protein, producing MTVRPSDGGPGEIPRRLCAVALEVLPVTGASVSLHDHDMPVRLCASGAQAAYVTDIQATLGDGPCQSAVRSGRPVLACDLTAGRDAERWPVFAEEATGAGVRAAYSLPLGDETVCVGTFDLYRDRPGALTAGQLRTARSLAAAVTMALMAMARDAVDRASEGELDRTDWLDGLIDGHDGVYQAIGMVMAQRGVGAAEALALLRARAFADSRTVTEMARAVVEHRLRFPRDY from the coding sequence GTGACTGTGCGGCCCTCGGACGGTGGGCCCGGTGAGATCCCACGGCGGCTGTGCGCGGTGGCGCTCGAGGTGCTGCCCGTGACCGGCGCCAGTGTCTCCCTGCACGACCACGACATGCCGGTGCGGCTGTGCGCGAGCGGCGCGCAGGCCGCGTATGTGACGGACATCCAGGCCACCCTGGGCGACGGGCCCTGCCAGAGCGCGGTGCGCAGCGGGCGGCCCGTGCTCGCCTGCGATCTGACGGCCGGGCGGGACGCGGAGCGCTGGCCGGTCTTCGCGGAGGAGGCCACGGGGGCGGGGGTGCGGGCGGCGTACTCGCTGCCGCTGGGGGATGAGACGGTGTGCGTGGGCACGTTCGACCTTTACCGCGACCGCCCCGGCGCGCTCACCGCCGGGCAGCTGCGCACCGCGCGGTCGCTGGCCGCGGCGGTGACGATGGCGCTGATGGCGATGGCGCGGGACGCGGTGGACCGGGCCTCGGAGGGGGAGCTGGACCGTACCGACTGGCTGGACGGGCTGATCGACGGCCATGACGGCGTCTACCAGGCCATCGGCATGGTCATGGCGCAGCGGGGCGTCGGCGCGGCGGAGGCGCTGGCACTGCTGCGCGCCCGTGCCTTCGCCGACAGCCGCACGGTGACGGAGATGGCGCGGGCGGTGGTGGAGCACCGGCTGCGCTTCCCGCGGGACTACTGA
- a CDS encoding helix-turn-helix domain-containing protein has protein sequence MSERDDPLTIGRRVQQWRAERGLTQKQLAEPAYTPAYISTLEAGRARASDEALKHIAERLGVAFDELITGRSARLATELRLQLTGAQRTLATGATEAAAESFAAILAEAQPQGLVEERVAALLGLGECGLDTGDLDTARQRFEQAEEALAGAPLTARVPALRGRATAHYLAGELRYAVYLLESTLDELNRGGLHDPDALLLLYASVIGPYMDMGAHARAAQAAELALALAPQAGDPALVARMHRSVARTLLAEGRIAEADASLAKAAELYRGLQIRTELAHCHWMRGYVCAQNGELDRAEGELREARAMLSAKRAALYTSQVAVELADVLHRRGKSEEAAALLQEVLTDLSSERGALHSAAAHRLLGIIAEDTRDTEAAEEHYVRALSLLERAGAAGDLADLCRLLGDLLRRTGRVEAALDAYRTGLGHRTAPGTTTLGPAPAQPPL, from the coding sequence ATGTCGGAGCGCGACGATCCGTTGACCATCGGTCGCCGGGTGCAACAGTGGCGGGCCGAGCGCGGGCTCACGCAGAAACAGCTGGCCGAGCCCGCGTACACGCCCGCCTACATCTCCACCCTGGAGGCGGGCCGGGCGCGGGCCTCCGACGAGGCGCTGAAGCACATCGCCGAACGGCTCGGCGTGGCGTTCGACGAGCTGATCACGGGGCGGTCGGCACGGCTCGCCACCGAGCTGCGGCTGCAACTCACCGGCGCGCAGCGCACTTTGGCCACCGGTGCCACCGAGGCCGCCGCCGAGTCGTTCGCGGCGATCCTCGCGGAGGCGCAGCCGCAGGGGCTCGTCGAGGAGCGGGTGGCGGCGCTGCTCGGGCTCGGGGAGTGCGGGCTCGACACCGGGGATCTGGACACCGCTCGGCAGCGGTTCGAGCAGGCCGAGGAGGCGCTGGCCGGGGCTCCCCTGACCGCCCGGGTCCCGGCCCTGCGCGGACGTGCCACCGCGCACTACCTCGCCGGTGAACTCCGGTACGCCGTCTACCTGCTGGAGTCCACCCTCGACGAGCTGAACCGGGGCGGACTGCACGACCCGGACGCACTGCTCCTGCTGTACGCCAGTGTCATCGGCCCGTACATGGACATGGGCGCCCACGCCCGCGCCGCGCAGGCCGCCGAACTGGCCCTCGCCCTCGCGCCGCAGGCCGGGGACCCGGCGCTGGTCGCCCGGATGCACCGGTCCGTCGCGCGGACGCTGCTGGCGGAGGGGCGGATCGCGGAGGCGGACGCCTCGCTGGCGAAGGCGGCGGAGCTGTACCGGGGCCTGCAGATCCGTACCGAACTGGCCCACTGCCACTGGATGCGCGGGTACGTCTGCGCGCAGAACGGCGAGCTGGACCGCGCCGAGGGGGAGTTGCGGGAGGCGCGGGCCATGCTGTCGGCCAAGCGGGCCGCCCTCTACACCAGCCAGGTCGCGGTGGAGCTGGCCGACGTACTGCACCGGCGCGGCAAGTCCGAGGAGGCCGCCGCGCTCCTCCAGGAGGTGCTGACCGACCTCAGTTCCGAACGCGGCGCCCTGCACTCCGCCGCCGCCCACCGGCTGCTCGGCATCATCGCCGAGGACACCCGCGACACCGAGGCCGCCGAGGAGCACTACGTCCGTGCGCTGAGCCTGCTGGAGCGGGCCGGGGCGGCCGGTGACCTGGCCGATCTGTGCCGGCTGCTGGGCGATCTGCTGCGGCGTACCGGCCGGGTGGAGGCGGCCCTGGACGCGTACCGGACGGGGCTCGGCCACCGTACGGCCCCCGGCACCACCACGCTCGGCCCCGCACCCGCGCAGCCCCCTCTGTGA
- a CDS encoding endonuclease/exonuclease/phosphatase family protein encodes MGTAVEERAEARADGRRFLAWCAGLLLAGVSVVLGCRAADTDGITPVPQLLAFLPWLLAPTGLALACALLARWWTGLVWGVVALGLLAWFIEPYGRTGGPEGPPVASLRVLVSNVEFGQATDALIAAVRRERPDVVFVAECEQTCDARLKENLGADYPHREGEAAAGSDGSLILSRFPLRGTDGVPGTMRMPGAIADVRGHAVRLQLAHAMPPLPGQVDVWRRELGGLRDFAAEDDSTPTILAGDFNASQDHAAFRGILDTGLRDAARLTDASRTPTWPSRTSPTLGVQIDHVLLSRDFSARGVRFLDLPDTDHRAVLADITLHEPG; translated from the coding sequence TTGGGCACTGCGGTCGAGGAACGGGCGGAGGCCCGGGCGGACGGGCGACGGTTCCTGGCGTGGTGCGCGGGGCTGCTGCTGGCCGGGGTGAGCGTCGTACTGGGCTGCCGGGCCGCGGACACCGACGGGATCACCCCCGTACCGCAGTTGCTCGCCTTCCTGCCGTGGCTGCTCGCGCCCACCGGACTCGCCCTGGCCTGCGCGCTGCTCGCCCGCTGGTGGACCGGGCTGGTGTGGGGCGTGGTCGCGCTCGGGCTGCTGGCCTGGTTCATCGAGCCGTACGGCCGGACCGGCGGCCCCGAGGGTCCGCCCGTCGCCTCCCTGAGGGTGCTGGTCTCGAACGTGGAGTTCGGACAGGCCACGGACGCGCTGATCGCCGCCGTCCGCCGGGAGCGGCCGGACGTGGTCTTCGTCGCGGAGTGCGAACAGACCTGCGACGCCCGGCTGAAGGAGAACCTCGGCGCGGACTATCCGCACCGGGAGGGCGAGGCGGCGGCGGGCTCCGACGGCTCGCTGATCCTCAGCCGGTTCCCCCTGCGCGGCACCGACGGCGTCCCCGGCACGATGCGCATGCCCGGCGCGATCGCCGACGTCCGCGGACACGCCGTACGCCTCCAACTCGCGCACGCCATGCCGCCGCTGCCCGGCCAGGTCGACGTCTGGCGCCGCGAACTGGGCGGCCTGCGGGACTTCGCCGCCGAGGACGACTCGACGCCCACGATCCTGGCCGGTGACTTCAACGCCTCCCAGGACCACGCGGCCTTCCGCGGCATCCTGGACACGGGCCTGCGCGACGCGGCCCGCCTCACGGACGCCTCCCGCACCCCGACCTGGCCGTCCCGCACCTCCCCGACCCTGGGCGTCCAGATCGACCACGTACTGCTGTCGCGGGACTTCTCCGCCCGCGGGGTCCGCTTCCTGGACCTGCCCGACACGGACCACCGAGCGGTCCTGGCGGACATCACCCTCCATGAACCGGGGTGA
- a CDS encoding Ig-like domain repeat protein: MRRRTLTTAATALAVLISSAALAAVPAAADSVRPVEALEDATDMVVDGAHQRVFIADRYGDRIAVTDSKGAPLGTLTGLPQVGDLELSPDSGTLYVAVRGADKIVAFDTATLTRTAEYPTGAQTIPSRVAYADGRLWFGYGDQWDSELGMVDLTAETPTVTLDLAGHNFSSPPQLYADPDNPGTLLALDAHISSGPMVVYDTSSGTPVISASAEKGGFYNDAALTPDGQNVVVAGPGNRALTEYRLSDLAQVRTYPVPSEPETVAVAPDGTVAATVLDTDDVGDTYVFPTDPALPVNVRNLSRDWMPWGGHTTNWSADGSELFVITDTYYTPQFRVVDEPRKYAATLKVTAPATAPRAKSLTVSGTLTTGLALPSGTPVKVTRTDMESPDGKSLGTKSLGTGGKFSFTDTPPAGGKVTYTVTYQGDAAHTSATASDTVEVSRAKPTLTLNNNGKVYNYGADVKFTAHLGTTYKNRKVEIWANPFGSDKPNKLVKSGTVDSSGNLSVVVDLKRKTTLTAKFAGDARYQPRSVTSTVGAKVSISTVLSGHYKTKYAWNHTYHWFKVSKDPVVTATLPPYGGRKQKLQIQVYSGGVWQTTYAEYFKLDSAGRSAVQLTGTPPTGYRFRVRNSYISGSGDSVNTTTYGTWKYFTFTS, from the coding sequence GTGCGCAGACGCACTCTCACGACGGCCGCCACCGCACTGGCGGTCCTCATCAGCTCGGCGGCCCTCGCCGCCGTACCGGCCGCCGCCGACTCCGTCCGGCCCGTCGAGGCCCTGGAGGACGCGACGGACATGGTCGTGGACGGCGCCCACCAGCGGGTGTTCATCGCCGACCGGTACGGCGACCGGATAGCCGTCACCGACTCCAAGGGCGCCCCTCTCGGCACCCTCACCGGGCTGCCCCAGGTGGGGGACCTCGAACTCAGCCCGGACAGCGGCACGCTGTACGTCGCGGTGCGAGGGGCCGACAAGATCGTCGCGTTCGACACGGCGACGCTCACCCGGACCGCCGAGTACCCGACCGGTGCCCAGACCATCCCCTCCCGGGTGGCCTACGCCGACGGCCGGCTGTGGTTCGGCTACGGCGACCAGTGGGACTCCGAGCTCGGCATGGTCGACCTGACCGCCGAGACCCCGACGGTCACGCTCGACCTGGCGGGCCACAACTTCTCCAGCCCGCCGCAGCTGTACGCCGACCCCGACAACCCCGGCACGCTGCTCGCCCTGGACGCGCACATCAGCTCCGGCCCGATGGTCGTCTACGACACCTCCTCCGGCACCCCGGTGATCAGCGCCTCCGCCGAGAAGGGCGGCTTCTACAACGACGCCGCACTCACCCCCGACGGACAGAACGTCGTCGTGGCCGGGCCCGGCAACCGCGCGCTCACCGAGTACCGCCTCTCCGACCTGGCGCAGGTGCGCACCTACCCGGTGCCCTCCGAGCCGGAGACGGTAGCCGTCGCCCCGGACGGCACGGTCGCGGCCACCGTCCTCGACACCGACGACGTGGGCGACACCTATGTCTTCCCCACCGACCCGGCCCTGCCCGTCAACGTGCGCAACCTGTCCCGCGACTGGATGCCGTGGGGCGGCCACACCACGAACTGGTCGGCCGACGGCAGCGAGCTGTTCGTCATCACGGACACCTACTACACGCCCCAGTTCCGCGTCGTCGACGAGCCCCGCAAGTACGCCGCGACGCTGAAGGTGACCGCGCCGGCCACCGCCCCGCGGGCCAAGTCCCTCACCGTGAGCGGCACCCTCACCACCGGTCTGGCCCTGCCCTCCGGCACCCCGGTCAAGGTCACCCGCACCGACATGGAGTCACCGGACGGCAAGTCGCTCGGCACCAAGTCCCTCGGCACCGGCGGCAAGTTCAGCTTCACCGACACCCCGCCGGCCGGCGGCAAGGTGACGTACACGGTGACCTACCAGGGAGACGCCGCCCACACCTCGGCGACCGCCTCCGACACCGTCGAGGTCTCCCGCGCCAAGCCGACGCTGACGCTGAACAACAACGGCAAGGTGTACAACTACGGCGCCGACGTGAAGTTCACGGCCCACCTGGGCACGACCTACAAGAACCGCAAGGTCGAGATCTGGGCCAACCCCTTCGGCTCGGACAAGCCCAACAAGCTGGTGAAGTCCGGCACGGTCGACTCCTCCGGCAACCTGTCGGTGGTCGTCGACCTCAAGCGCAAGACCACGCTCACCGCGAAGTTCGCGGGGGACGCCCGCTACCAGCCCCGGTCGGTGACCAGCACGGTCGGCGCCAAGGTGTCGATCTCGACGGTGCTCAGCGGCCACTACAAGACGAAGTACGCCTGGAACCACACCTACCACTGGTTCAAGGTGTCCAAGGACCCGGTCGTCACCGCGACCCTGCCGCCGTACGGGGGCCGCAAGCAGAAGCTCCAGATCCAGGTGTACTCCGGGGGCGTCTGGCAGACCACGTACGCCGAGTACTTCAAGCTCGACTCCGCCGGCCGGTCCGCCGTCCAGCTCACCGGCACCCCGCCCACCGGCTACCGCTTCCGGGTGCGCAACTCCTACATCAGCGGTTCGGGCGACAGCGTGAACACCACGACGTACGGCACCTGGAAGTACTTCACGTTCACGAGCTGA
- a CDS encoding nucleoside hydrolase produces the protein MNGQPIPVIIDCDTGVDDALALLFAVRHPGLDVRAVTCVAGNTDVEGVVRNTLTVLEQAGAKDIPVARGAERPLIEPVRTASHVHGADGMGDLGLPAPARRPVDVDAVTLLRREILASPRPVTLIPTAPLTNIALLLRTHPEVVRNIERIVFMGGAVEVGNATPVAEFNVWHDPEAAAVLLTAGVPITMYGLDVFQRVLVPAADVRRLRASSEPRLRLAGELLAHRPSAPDPDGDDPAGGLGDAGAVCAVVDPGGITTGLLPVEVSLAPGPTRGQTIVDRRARPGEAEIHHGERELQLVDVALDVDVDRYVKLWLSVVEGA, from the coding sequence GTGAACGGTCAGCCCATCCCGGTGATCATCGACTGCGACACCGGCGTCGACGACGCCCTGGCCCTGCTGTTCGCCGTACGGCATCCCGGTCTCGATGTGCGGGCGGTGACCTGCGTGGCCGGGAACACCGATGTCGAGGGCGTCGTCCGCAACACGCTCACCGTGCTGGAGCAGGCCGGGGCCAAGGACATCCCGGTCGCGCGGGGCGCCGAGCGGCCGCTGATCGAGCCGGTGCGCACCGCGAGCCATGTCCACGGCGCCGACGGGATGGGCGACCTGGGGCTGCCCGCGCCGGCCCGGCGCCCGGTGGACGTGGACGCGGTGACGCTGCTGCGCCGCGAGATCCTGGCCTCGCCCAGGCCGGTCACACTCATCCCGACCGCGCCGCTGACGAACATCGCCCTGCTGCTGCGCACGCACCCCGAGGTGGTCCGGAACATCGAGCGGATCGTGTTCATGGGCGGGGCGGTGGAGGTCGGGAACGCCACGCCGGTCGCGGAGTTCAACGTCTGGCACGACCCGGAGGCCGCGGCGGTCCTGCTCACCGCCGGGGTGCCGATCACGATGTACGGCCTGGACGTCTTCCAGCGGGTGCTGGTCCCGGCCGCGGATGTGCGGCGGCTGCGGGCGAGTTCCGAACCGCGGCTGCGGCTGGCCGGTGAACTCCTCGCCCACCGGCCCTCGGCGCCCGACCCCGACGGCGACGACCCGGCCGGCGGGCTCGGCGACGCGGGCGCGGTGTGCGCGGTCGTCGACCCCGGCGGCATCACCACCGGCCTGCTCCCGGTCGAGGTCTCCCTCGCCCCCGGCCCCACCCGCGGCCAGACCATCGTCGACCGCCGCGCACGCCCCGGCGAGGCGGAGATCCATCACGGGGAGCGCGAACTCCAGTTGGTGGACGTGGCGTTGGACGTGGATGTGGACCGGTACGTGAAGCTGTGGCTGTCGGTGGTTGAGGGCGCCTAG